A portion of the Lolium rigidum isolate FL_2022 chromosome 1, APGP_CSIRO_Lrig_0.1, whole genome shotgun sequence genome contains these proteins:
- the LOC124695681 gene encoding thiamine thiazole synthase 2, chloroplastic-like — MHMAAMATTASSLLLKTSFAGAHLPSAIRAPSCVATPRAGTICNSISSSTPPYDLNAFKFSPIKESIVSREMTRRYMTDMITYADTDVVIVGAGSAGLSCAYELSKDPSISIAIIEQSVSPGGGAWLGGQLFSAMVVRKPAHLFLDELDIEYDETEDYVVIKHAALFTSTVMSRLLARPNVKLFNAVAVEDLIVKDSRVAGVVTNWALVSMNHDTQSCMDPNVMEAKVVVSSCGHDGPFGATGVKRLQDIGMIETVPGMKALDMNTAEDAIVRLTREVVPGMIVTGMEVAEIDGAPRMGPTFGAMMISGQKAAHLALKALGRPNAIDGTIKNATPALHPEMILAAIDNGDIVDA; from the exons ATGCACATGGCAGCCATGGCCACCACCGCCTCCAGCCTCCTCCTCAAGACGTCCTTCGCCGGCGCTCACCTCCCGTCGGCCATCCGCGCCCCGTCCTGCGTCGCCACCCCGCGCGCCGGCACCATCTGCAActccatctcctcctccacccctccctACGACCTCAACGCCTTCAAGTTCAGCCCCATCAAGGAGTCCATCGTCTCCCGCGAGATGACCCGCCGCTACATGACCGACATGATCACCTACGCCGACACCGACGTGGTCATCGTCGGCGCCGGCTCCGCGGGGCTGTCCTGCGCCTACGAGCTCTCCAAGGACCCCTCCATCAGCATCGCCATCATCGAGCAGTCCGtctcccccggcggcggcgcctggCTCGGCGGCCAGCTCTTCTCCGCCATGGTCGTGCGCAAGCCGGCGCACCTCTTCCTCGACGAGCTCGACATCGAGTACGACGAGACCGAGGACTACGTCGTCATCAAGCACGCCGCGCTCTTCACCTCCACCGTCATGAGCCGCCTCCTCGCGCGCCCCAACGTCAAGCTCTTCaacgccgtcgccgtcgaggaCCTCATCGTCAAGGACAGCCGCGTCGCCGGCGTCGTCACCAACTGGGCGCTCGTCTCCATGAACCACGACACGCAGTCCTGCATGGACCCCAACGTCATGGAGGCCAAGGTCGTGGTCAGCTCATGCGGCCACGACGGGCCCTTCGGCGCTACCGGAGTCAAGCGGCTCCAGGACATCGGGATGATCGAGACGGTGCCCGGGATGAAGGCGCTTGACATGAACACCGCCGAGGACGCGATCGTGCGCCTCACCCGCGAGGTCGTCCCCGGCATGATCGTCACCGGCATGGAGGTCGCCGAGATCGACGGCGCCCCCAGAATG GGCCCAACCTTCGGCGCCATGATGATCTCCGGCCAGAAGGCGGCGCACCTGGCGCTCAAGGCGCTCGGCCGGCCGAACGCCATCGACGGGACGATCAAGAACGCGACCCCGGCGCTGCACCCAGAGATGATCCTGGCGGCGATTGACAACGGCGACATCGTGGACGCCTAA